The Aggregatilinea lenta genome includes a region encoding these proteins:
- a CDS encoding CPBP family intramembrane glutamic endopeptidase, with protein MLVNGLGWLTFAVYTIGMPLGALILWRISGETRLPSTGIYPGIVRHVLFGAAGAALIVLALYGGLRAAGWLHGTALDWSVVGLVVGVGVQQLVVAGIEEFTFRGVIQTLLGRAAGPVRGLFAASLLFGLFHLPNIIHQGVRGLHIPLTIAVLTLMGVVFGGAYIRTQQHLALPIALHYGWNTACFGLEAARDLAFSGPRWLTGTPAWFPESGMAGALGLAALGVLVHRLTRHPSYD; from the coding sequence ATGCTTGTAAACGGGCTGGGCTGGCTCACGTTCGCTGTGTACACCATCGGGATGCCCCTCGGCGCGCTGATCCTCTGGCGCATATCGGGCGAGACACGTCTTCCGAGCACCGGAATCTATCCCGGCATTGTCCGGCACGTCCTATTCGGCGCAGCCGGCGCGGCGCTGATCGTGCTCGCGCTCTACGGCGGCCTGCGCGCGGCGGGCTGGTTGCATGGGACCGCGCTGGACTGGAGCGTCGTGGGCCTCGTCGTCGGGGTCGGCGTCCAGCAGCTCGTCGTCGCCGGGATCGAAGAATTCACGTTCCGGGGCGTCATTCAGACGCTGCTCGGTCGCGCGGCAGGTCCGGTGCGCGGCCTGTTCGCCGCCTCGCTCCTGTTCGGGCTGTTCCATCTGCCGAACATCATTCATCAGGGCGTGCGCGGCCTGCACATCCCGCTCACCATAGCCGTCCTGACCCTCATGGGCGTGGTATTTGGCGGGGCCTATATACGCACCCAACAACATCTCGCCCTGCCCATCGCGCTGCACTATGGCTGGAACACGGCCTGCTTCGGCCTGGAAGCGGCGCGCGACCTGGCCTTTTCCGGGCCGCGTTGGCTGACCGGGACACCGGCATGGTTCCCCGAATCGGGCATGGCGGGCGCGCTGGGACTGGCGGCGCTCGGCGTCCTGGTTCATCGGCTGACCCGGCACCCGTCCTATGACTGA
- the icd gene encoding isocitrate dehydrogenase (NADP(+)), translating to MAYQHIVVPSEGEKITCLDDRSCFPDHPILAFIEGDGIGADIMRASKRIWDAAVEKAYGGQRKIAWMEIYAGEKAAGLYGGDYMPEETFEALREFKVGIKGPLTTPVGGGFRSLNVTLRQVLDLYACVRPVQWYRGVPSPVREPQNVNVVIYRENTEDVYAGIEYQAGTPENEKLAAFLRDELGAKFFEGSGLGIKPISAFGTKRLMRAALRYALERGRKSVTIVHKGNIQKFTEGAFRNWCYEVAREEFGDQTITEDQLWDDYNGQLPEGKILVKDRIADIMFQHMLLRPKEFDVIVAPNLNGDYLSDAIAAEVGGVGIAPGANIGDSVALFEATHGTAPKYTDLDKVNPGSLMFSGVMMLEFLGWQEAADLIARAYERTLDQKTVTYDFARQMDGATEVRTSEFATALIGNMDAVLA from the coding sequence ATGGCTTACCAACACATTGTCGTACCGTCGGAAGGCGAAAAAATCACCTGTTTGGATGACCGGTCGTGCTTTCCTGACCACCCGATATTAGCGTTCATTGAAGGCGACGGCATCGGGGCGGACATCATGCGCGCCTCGAAGCGCATCTGGGATGCCGCAGTCGAGAAGGCGTACGGTGGCCAGCGTAAGATCGCCTGGATGGAGATCTACGCGGGTGAGAAGGCTGCCGGGCTTTATGGCGGCGACTACATGCCGGAAGAAACGTTCGAAGCCCTGCGCGAGTTCAAGGTGGGCATCAAAGGCCCGCTGACCACGCCGGTGGGTGGCGGCTTCCGCAGCCTGAACGTCACGCTGCGCCAGGTGCTCGATCTGTACGCGTGCGTGCGCCCGGTGCAGTGGTATCGCGGCGTGCCCAGCCCCGTGCGCGAGCCGCAGAACGTGAATGTGGTGATCTATCGCGAGAACACAGAAGACGTCTACGCCGGGATCGAGTATCAGGCGGGCACGCCCGAAAACGAAAAGCTGGCGGCCTTCCTGCGTGACGAGCTGGGCGCGAAGTTCTTCGAGGGCAGCGGCCTGGGCATCAAGCCGATCAGCGCGTTCGGCACCAAGCGCCTGATGCGCGCCGCGCTGCGCTATGCGCTGGAGCGGGGCCGCAAGAGCGTGACCATTGTGCACAAGGGCAACATCCAGAAGTTCACCGAGGGCGCATTCCGCAACTGGTGCTACGAAGTCGCCCGCGAGGAATTCGGCGATCAGACGATCACCGAGGACCAGTTGTGGGACGACTACAACGGCCAGCTGCCTGAAGGCAAGATTCTGGTCAAGGACCGCATCGCGGACATCATGTTCCAGCACATGCTGCTGCGGCCCAAAGAATTTGATGTGATCGTCGCGCCCAACCTCAATGGCGACTACCTCTCCGACGCCATCGCGGCGGAAGTCGGCGGCGTGGGCATCGCGCCGGGCGCGAATATCGGCGACAGCGTGGCACTGTTCGAGGCGACGCACGGCACCGCGCCCAAGTACACCGACCTGGACAAGGTCAATCCCGGATCGCTGATGTTCAGCGGCGTGATGATGCTCGAATTCCTGGGCTGGCAGGAGGCCGCCGACCTGATCGCGCGTGCCTACGAGCGCACGCTCGACCAGAAGACGGTCACCTACGACTTCGCGCGCCAGATGGACGGCGCGACCGAAGTCCGCACCAGCGAGTTCGCCACGGCGCTGATCGGCAACATGGACGCCGTGCTGGCGTAG
- the secG gene encoding preprotein translocase subunit SecG, with amino-acid sequence MQDALEIIQILTSITLIVVIVMQAKGQGLGGLFGGGDSMGISKTRRGLERTLFQVTVGLSIAFLLNAIIQLLIQ; translated from the coding sequence ATGCAAGACGCGCTTGAGATTATTCAGATTTTGACCTCCATCACCCTCATCGTCGTCATCGTGATGCAAGCTAAAGGCCAGGGGCTGGGCGGCTTGTTCGGTGGCGGAGATAGCATGGGGATCAGCAAGACCCGCCGTGGTCTGGAACGTACCCTGTTCCAAGTGACTGTAGGGCTGTCAATCGCCTTTCTGCTCAACGCGATCATACAGTTGCTCATCCAATAG